In the genome of Nocardia sp. NBC_00416, one region contains:
- a CDS encoding NAD(P)H-dependent flavin oxidoreductase, whose amino-acid sequence MFEFGDLAVPIIAAPMAGGPSTPDLVVAVAAAGGMGFLAAGYKSPEAVAEQIRDVRARTDAPFGVNIFVPQRNSYDTEAVQRYRTELLAPARRYGIELPAVRERDDDWFDEKVDLLVEQRVPVVSLTFGLPAADTVRRLRDVGCAVVATVTTADEARGAVTAGVDALCVQGPDGGGHRATFRVEDEPGTTPLIDLLDDITSWSPLPVVAAGGISDGTRIVEALAHGAVAVQLGTAFLRSTESGAKAAHKAALGDPRFTRTVVTRAFSGRPARGLANEFIAAHEDTAPAAYPQLHHLTSPIRAAAAAEQIPDDMALWAGTEFRRTAQDSAGSIVQRLWDEARASGAAQG is encoded by the coding sequence GTGTTCGAATTCGGGGATCTCGCCGTTCCGATCATTGCCGCGCCGATGGCGGGTGGGCCTTCGACGCCGGATCTGGTCGTTGCTGTCGCCGCGGCCGGGGGAATGGGTTTCCTGGCTGCCGGCTACAAGTCGCCCGAAGCCGTGGCGGAACAGATCAGGGACGTGCGGGCGCGTACGGACGCGCCATTCGGTGTGAACATATTCGTGCCGCAGCGGAATTCGTACGATACCGAGGCGGTGCAGCGGTACCGGACCGAATTGCTGGCGCCCGCCCGCCGCTACGGGATCGAGCTGCCCGCCGTGCGGGAGCGCGACGACGACTGGTTCGACGAGAAGGTGGATCTGCTGGTCGAGCAGCGGGTGCCGGTGGTCTCCCTGACCTTCGGCCTGCCGGCGGCGGATACCGTCCGACGGCTGCGCGACGTGGGCTGCGCGGTGGTCGCGACGGTGACCACCGCGGACGAGGCCCGCGGCGCGGTGACAGCCGGCGTGGACGCGTTGTGCGTACAGGGGCCGGACGGCGGCGGGCACCGGGCGACCTTCCGGGTCGAGGACGAGCCGGGAACGACACCCTTGATCGATCTGCTCGACGACATCACCTCCTGGTCTCCGCTGCCGGTGGTGGCGGCGGGCGGCATCTCCGATGGCACGCGGATCGTCGAGGCACTCGCGCACGGGGCGGTGGCCGTACAGCTGGGCACCGCGTTCCTGCGGAGCACGGAGTCGGGGGCGAAAGCGGCCCACAAGGCTGCGCTGGGCGATCCGCGGTTCACCCGGACGGTCGTGACCCGCGCCTTCTCCGGCCGGCCGGCACGCGGGCTGGCCAACGAGTTCATCGCCGCCCACGAGGACACGGCGCCGGCCGCCTATCCGCAGCTGCATCACCTCACCAGCCCGATCCGGGCGGCGGCCGCCGCCGAGCAGATCCCCGACGATATGGCGCTGTGGGCGGGCACCGAGTTCCGGCGGACAGCGCAGGATTCGGCGGGTTCCATCGTGCAGCGGCTGTGGGACGAGGCGCGCGCGTCCGGAGCGGCTCAGGGCTGA
- a CDS encoding alkyl/aryl-sulfatase, with protein sequence MCYEPKPATAKTARVNHDAAGRYDLTNRQDFADARRGLIAELPGNVVGAEGSVVFDAHALDWIGADDPAPESVNPSLWRQSQVIKLGGLYQVTDGVYQVRGNDIANLTVVEGDDGLIVIDCMAGVESARQAMALIREHVSDKPVAAVIYTHTHIDHYGGVKGVVDVDDVAAGKVPIIAPGHQFDKYAIGENVIAGNAMARRSFYAFGGLLDLNAQGHITCGIGILSTAGPQISYISPTDLITETGTRREIAGVEFEFLYAPDTEAPEEMHIWIPQLKALTCAENANHSLHNIQTLRGARTRDARNFARFLDETLERWGDEAEVHYGPHTWPVWGTDRVAAFLGSQRDTYKYIHDQALRLANKGYTPLEAAEVIELPEELRRDWASRGYHGTLHHDVRAVFTKELGMWDGDPVSLHPHPPVDSARRFVEFAGADAILDEGRRAVDAGDYRWAAQILHALVFADPDNAAARELQADAYEQMGYQAEGPQWRGIFLSAAKELRLGVQPPPYVTASEDSILAMPIEILFDFVAIHIVGDRAAAADITLDLDFTDAGEHWTMWIRRGVLNARRGRSPHPRLTVSGPKKALTAVLLKPGTAEKLAAGGAVELDGDSAVLAELDALLDEFDPAFPIVTP encoded by the coding sequence ATGTGCTATGAACCCAAACCGGCCACGGCGAAGACCGCGCGGGTCAACCACGACGCGGCCGGACGCTACGACCTGACGAACCGGCAGGATTTCGCCGACGCCCGCCGCGGGCTGATCGCCGAACTTCCCGGCAATGTCGTCGGCGCGGAGGGCTCGGTGGTCTTCGACGCGCATGCTCTCGACTGGATCGGTGCGGACGATCCCGCCCCGGAGTCGGTGAATCCGAGTCTGTGGCGGCAGAGCCAGGTCATCAAGCTGGGCGGTCTGTACCAGGTCACCGACGGCGTCTACCAGGTGCGCGGCAACGATATCGCCAATCTGACCGTGGTCGAGGGGGACGACGGTCTGATCGTCATCGACTGTATGGCCGGGGTGGAATCGGCCCGGCAGGCGATGGCGTTGATCCGCGAGCACGTCAGTGACAAACCCGTGGCCGCGGTGATCTACACCCACACCCATATCGACCACTACGGCGGGGTGAAGGGCGTCGTCGACGTCGACGATGTCGCGGCCGGCAAGGTGCCGATCATCGCGCCGGGGCATCAGTTCGACAAGTACGCCATCGGGGAGAACGTGATCGCGGGCAATGCCATGGCCAGACGCAGTTTCTACGCGTTCGGGGGGTTGCTCGACCTGAATGCGCAGGGGCATATCACCTGCGGTATCGGCATCCTCAGCACCGCCGGTCCACAGATCTCCTACATTTCCCCCACCGACCTCATCACCGAAACGGGGACCAGACGCGAGATCGCGGGCGTGGAGTTCGAGTTCCTCTACGCGCCCGATACCGAGGCGCCCGAGGAGATGCATATCTGGATTCCCCAACTCAAGGCGCTGACCTGCGCGGAGAACGCCAACCACTCGCTGCACAATATCCAGACCCTGCGGGGCGCGCGAACCCGTGACGCCCGGAACTTCGCCCGCTTTCTCGACGAAACGCTGGAGCGCTGGGGAGACGAGGCCGAGGTGCACTACGGGCCGCACACCTGGCCGGTCTGGGGCACGGACCGGGTGGCGGCGTTCCTCGGATCCCAGCGCGACACCTACAAGTACATCCACGATCAAGCGCTGCGCCTGGCCAACAAGGGGTACACCCCGCTGGAGGCCGCCGAGGTGATCGAACTGCCGGAGGAGTTGCGCCGCGACTGGGCGAGCCGCGGTTACCACGGCACCCTGCACCACGATGTGCGCGCGGTGTTCACCAAAGAACTGGGCATGTGGGACGGCGACCCGGTCTCCCTGCATCCGCATCCACCGGTCGACTCCGCGCGCCGGTTCGTCGAATTCGCCGGAGCCGACGCGATTCTCGACGAGGGCCGGCGAGCGGTCGACGCCGGCGACTACCGCTGGGCGGCCCAGATCCTGCACGCGCTGGTCTTCGCCGACCCGGACAACGCCGCGGCCCGCGAACTCCAAGCCGATGCCTACGAACAGATGGGCTATCAGGCCGAGGGACCGCAGTGGCGCGGCATCTTCCTCAGTGCGGCGAAGGAACTCCGGCTCGGCGTGCAGCCACCGCCGTACGTCACCGCCAGCGAGGATTCGATCCTCGCCATGCCGATCGAGATCCTGTTCGACTTCGTCGCGATCCACATCGTCGGCGACCGGGCCGCCGCGGCCGATATCACCCTGGACCTCGACTTCACCGACGCCGGTGAGCATTGGACGATGTGGATCCGGCGCGGCGTTCTCAACGCGCGCCGTGGGCGTTCTCCGCATCCACGACTCACTGTCAGCGGTCCGAAGAAGGCGCTCACCGCCGTGCTCCTGAAACCGGGAACAGCCGAGAAACTCGCGGCCGGCGGGGCTGTCGAACTGGACGGCGACAGCGCGGTGCTGGCCGAGCTGGACGCGCTTCTCGACGAGTTCGATCCGGCCTTCCCGATCGTCACGCCCTGA
- a CDS encoding NmrA family NAD(P)-binding protein, translated as MTILVTGATGNTGRHVVAELLRRGAAVRALTRDPERAAGLLPAGTELVPGTHTEPGALDAALDGVAGLHITATAGVADTGPELVRRAVAAGVERITILWGGYVGPAETAVAESGVTWTRLEPQEFMSNALTWAESIRAEAVVREPFDIPSAVVHEGDLGAVAAIALTEDGHAGRAYNLNGPEPLTTGERVALLAGALGRDITFEQIGRERAVERLLREGVSPADAEYVVGWHADPPAAARIPDGTVDRILGRPARTFAEWVTEHKARF; from the coding sequence ATGACGATATTGGTAACGGGCGCTACGGGAAACACTGGACGGCACGTGGTGGCAGAGCTGCTGCGCAGAGGTGCGGCGGTACGTGCGCTCACCCGCGATCCCGAGCGGGCCGCGGGTCTGCTGCCCGCCGGTACGGAATTGGTGCCGGGCACTCATACCGAGCCGGGTGCGCTCGACGCCGCTCTGGACGGGGTCGCGGGGTTGCACATCACCGCGACCGCGGGCGTGGCCGACACCGGACCGGAGCTGGTCCGGCGGGCCGTGGCAGCCGGGGTCGAGCGGATCACCATCCTGTGGGGCGGATATGTCGGACCCGCGGAGACCGCGGTGGCCGAATCGGGTGTCACCTGGACCCGACTCGAACCGCAGGAGTTCATGTCCAATGCGCTCACCTGGGCCGAGTCCATTCGAGCCGAGGCCGTGGTGCGTGAGCCGTTCGACATCCCCAGCGCCGTGGTGCACGAGGGCGATCTCGGCGCGGTGGCCGCGATCGCGCTCACCGAGGACGGCCACGCCGGCCGGGCCTACAACCTCAACGGACCGGAGCCGCTGACCACCGGCGAACGTGTGGCGCTGCTCGCCGGGGCGCTCGGCCGGGATATCACCTTCGAACAGATCGGCCGCGAACGGGCCGTCGAGCGACTCCTGCGGGAAGGCGTATCCCCGGCCGACGCCGAATATGTTGTCGGCTGGCATGCCGATCCGCCCGCGGCCGCCCGGATCCCCGACGGCACGGTGGACCGGATACTGGGCCGTCCCGCCCGGACGTTCGCGGAATGGGTGACCGAGCACAAAGCTCGTTTCTGA
- a CDS encoding PPOX class F420-dependent oxidoreductase: protein MTVVFDARTRQLLDERNFATVATIGPDGAPHTSVVWIARDGDAILFSSTAGRRKVRNLATDPRIGLTVFDTANPYLSVDIQGTAELIEDPEKSLPLTLSRKYLGEDPPAEPGHIRRVIVRVTPRKVTGFALADPAPEPAAE from the coding sequence ATGACGGTGGTATTCGACGCGCGCACGCGGCAGCTGCTGGACGAGCGGAACTTCGCCACGGTGGCGACGATCGGGCCGGACGGAGCGCCGCATACGTCGGTGGTGTGGATAGCGCGGGACGGCGACGCGATACTGTTCTCCTCGACAGCGGGCCGCCGGAAAGTCCGCAATCTCGCCACCGATCCGCGGATCGGTCTCACTGTCTTCGATACAGCGAATCCGTATCTGTCCGTGGACATCCAGGGCACGGCCGAATTGATCGAAGACCCGGAAAAGTCGCTGCCGCTGACGTTGTCGCGCAAGTATCTCGGCGAGGACCCGCCCGCCGAACCCGGCCACATCCGCCGGGTCATCGTTCGCGTGACACCCCGCAAGGTCACCGGATTCGCCCTCGCGGATCCGGCGCCGGAACCCGCAGCCGAATGA
- a CDS encoding DHA2 family efflux MFS transporter permease subunit: protein MTYPKRLALAVLSAATLMTILDGSIVTVALPEIQHELGFTPAGSSWIVNAYLIAFGGLLLLGGRLGDLVGRRRIFLAGNGVFTAASLFAGVATTSGQLIAARFLQGVGSAFASAVALGILVTLFTERRERTFAIGVFGFTGAAGAALGQVLGGILTDGLGWHWIFFINVPIGLVTILAALRSLPADRGTGRLANVDVLGAVLGTAGLMLGIYTVVEVEKYGWTAGRTLGLGAVSLILLAAFVARQATVGEPLLPLRIFRSRSVSSANLVQMLTLSAMFAFQVLVALYMQRVLGYGALETGLAMLPAAVAIGGVSLFVSARLNARFGERTVLLVGLLVGLAGMLWLTRLPVHASYVTDLLPVMVLIAGFGLVMPALTALGMSGAAADDAGLASGLFNTTQQIGMALGVAVLSTLAASRTGALLAAGASDAEALTSGYRLAFAVAAGLLATALLVTAAVLRPAAREPVSEVEAAGTVLPAH, encoded by the coding sequence ATGACCTATCCGAAACGTCTCGCGTTGGCTGTGCTGTCGGCCGCGACGCTGATGACCATCCTCGACGGCAGCATCGTCACAGTGGCGCTGCCGGAGATTCAGCACGAGCTGGGCTTCACCCCGGCCGGATCGAGCTGGATCGTGAACGCCTACCTGATCGCCTTCGGCGGATTGTTGCTGCTGGGCGGTCGTCTCGGTGATCTCGTCGGCCGCCGGAGGATCTTCCTCGCCGGAAACGGTGTCTTCACGGCCGCTTCCCTGTTCGCGGGTGTGGCCACCACTTCCGGTCAACTGATCGCCGCGCGCTTCCTACAGGGAGTGGGCAGCGCGTTCGCCTCGGCGGTCGCGCTCGGCATCCTGGTCACGCTGTTCACCGAGCGGCGCGAACGCACCTTCGCCATCGGAGTCTTCGGATTCACCGGCGCCGCGGGCGCCGCGCTCGGACAAGTGCTGGGCGGGATACTCACCGACGGGCTCGGCTGGCATTGGATCTTCTTCATCAACGTGCCGATCGGGCTGGTCACGATCCTCGCGGCGCTCAGATCGCTGCCCGCGGATCGGGGGACCGGCCGGCTCGCGAACGTCGACGTGCTCGGCGCCGTGCTGGGCACGGCCGGCCTGATGCTGGGCATCTACACGGTGGTCGAGGTCGAGAAGTACGGCTGGACGGCCGGCCGCACCCTGGGACTCGGGGCCGTATCGCTGATCCTGCTGGCCGCTTTCGTCGCCCGTCAGGCCACCGTCGGTGAACCACTGCTGCCGTTGCGGATCTTTCGCTCACGCAGTGTCTCCAGCGCCAACCTGGTGCAGATGCTGACCCTGTCGGCGATGTTCGCCTTCCAGGTCCTCGTCGCGCTCTACATGCAGCGCGTGCTCGGCTACGGGGCGCTGGAAACCGGGCTGGCGATGCTGCCCGCGGCGGTGGCGATCGGGGGAGTGTCGTTGTTCGTATCCGCCCGGCTCAATGCCCGTTTCGGTGAGCGCACGGTGCTGCTGGTCGGTCTGCTGGTCGGGCTGGCCGGGATGCTCTGGCTCACGCGGTTGCCGGTGCACGCCTCCTATGTCACCGATCTGCTTCCGGTGATGGTGCTGATCGCCGGGTTCGGTCTGGTCATGCCCGCACTGACGGCGCTGGGCATGTCCGGTGCCGCGGCCGACGACGCGGGGCTGGCCTCCGGACTGTTCAACACCACCCAGCAGATCGGGATGGCGTTGGGTGTGGCGGTCCTGTCCACACTCGCCGCGTCCCGGACCGGCGCACTGCTCGCCGCCGGGGCATCCGACGCCGAAGCGTTGACCAGCGGTTACCGGCTGGCCTTCGCTGTCGCCGCCGGTCTGTTGGCGACCGCGCTGCTCGTGACGGCCGCTGTGCTGCGCCCCGCCGCCCGTGAACCGGTCTCGGAAGTCGAAGCTGCCGGAACGGTCCTACCCGCGCACTGA
- a CDS encoding MarR family winged helix-turn-helix transcriptional regulator: protein MTAMATVRAEPDLSFLLDRTSHVLRTRMAAALAEVGLTTRMHCVLVHALEGERTQAQLAEIGDMDKTTMVVTVDALEKAGLAERRPSSVDRRARIIAVTDRGRELAARSQKIVDEVHRGALDSLPEGERETMLRALRRLTEGHLAEAAEAPPAARRARQ, encoded by the coding sequence ATGACTGCGATGGCGACCGTACGTGCCGAACCGGATCTCTCGTTCCTGCTGGACCGCACCAGTCATGTGTTGCGGACGCGGATGGCGGCGGCGCTCGCGGAGGTCGGGCTGACCACGCGCATGCACTGCGTGCTGGTCCATGCTCTGGAGGGGGAGCGGACCCAGGCTCAGCTCGCGGAGATCGGCGATATGGACAAGACCACCATGGTGGTCACCGTCGACGCCCTGGAGAAGGCCGGTCTGGCCGAGCGGCGTCCGTCGTCCGTCGATCGCCGGGCCCGGATCATCGCGGTCACCGATCGGGGTCGCGAACTCGCCGCGCGCAGCCAGAAGATCGTCGACGAGGTGCATCGCGGTGCGCTCGATTCGTTGCCCGAAGGTGAGCGGGAAACGATGTTGCGGGCGCTGCGGCGTTTGACCGAGGGGCATCTGGCCGAGGCGGCGGAGGCGCCGCCCGCGGCGCGCCGCGCCCGGCAGTAG
- a CDS encoding LLM class flavin-dependent oxidoreductase — translation MTAPMQVDYQDILRIWQEADAIPVIEHAWLFDHLLPIVGDLNGPNYEGWTLLSALAAQTRRLRLGLLVTSNRFRPPAMLAKIATTVDIVSGGRLDFGIGAGSRPGHPLARREYDAHGLPYEGFGDSVQNLAEACTVIRRLWTEDEPFDFKGEYIQLAGAFGNPKPVQSPHPPIVIGGRSNAVLRVVAEQADLWNIPGGDIDDVVARSALLDRYCADIGRDPASITRSIHLPVSYDRPGSTRDAIGEAADAGFRHIVLGLEPPYSAGVAQWVADELITPSF, via the coding sequence ATGACCGCCCCCATGCAGGTCGACTACCAGGACATCCTGCGCATCTGGCAGGAAGCGGACGCGATCCCGGTGATCGAGCACGCGTGGCTCTTCGATCACCTGCTGCCGATCGTCGGCGACCTGAACGGGCCGAACTACGAAGGCTGGACACTGCTGTCCGCCCTCGCCGCGCAAACCCGGCGACTGCGTCTCGGGCTGCTCGTGACCAGCAACCGTTTCCGGCCGCCGGCGATGCTGGCCAAGATCGCCACCACCGTCGATATCGTCTCCGGCGGCCGGCTCGACTTCGGTATCGGCGCGGGGTCGCGACCCGGTCATCCGCTGGCTCGGCGTGAGTACGACGCGCACGGCCTGCCGTACGAGGGATTCGGCGACTCGGTGCAGAACCTCGCCGAGGCCTGCACCGTGATCCGGCGGTTGTGGACCGAGGACGAACCGTTCGATTTCAAGGGCGAGTACATCCAGCTCGCCGGGGCGTTCGGCAACCCCAAACCGGTCCAGTCGCCGCATCCGCCGATCGTCATCGGCGGGCGTTCGAACGCCGTGCTGCGCGTGGTCGCCGAGCAGGCGGACCTGTGGAACATCCCGGGCGGCGATATCGACGACGTCGTGGCGCGCAGTGCGCTGCTGGACCGCTACTGCGCCGACATCGGTCGTGACCCCGCATCGATCACCCGTTCGATCCACCTGCCCGTGTCCTATGACCGGCCCGGCTCGACCCGGGATGCGATCGGAGAGGCAGCCGACGCCGGATTCCGGCATATCGTGCTAGGGCTGGAACCGCCCTACTCCGCCGGTGTCGCGCAGTGGGTCGCCGACGAGCTCATCACTCCCTCATTCTGA
- a CDS encoding TetR/AcrR family transcriptional regulator: protein MADIDDVPQSTAPRKRADARRNQKTLLDAAAAAFVASGVEVPVRDIAARAGVGVGTIYRHFPTRADLIVAVYRHQVEACAAAGPVLLADSPTPHAALARWIDLFVDFLVTKHGLAEAMHSDNAAFESLHTYFLDRLVPVCAQLLDAAAAAGEIIPDMDPYQLMRGVGNLCIGAGSNTRYDARRMVGLVIAGLRAH from the coding sequence GTGGCCGATATCGACGACGTACCGCAGTCGACGGCCCCGCGGAAGCGGGCCGACGCCCGGCGCAACCAGAAAACCCTGCTCGACGCCGCGGCCGCGGCATTCGTCGCATCCGGCGTCGAGGTCCCCGTCCGCGATATCGCCGCCCGGGCCGGTGTCGGCGTCGGCACGATCTACCGGCACTTCCCCACCCGCGCCGACCTCATCGTCGCGGTCTATCGCCACCAGGTCGAAGCGTGTGCCGCAGCCGGACCCGTCCTGCTCGCCGACAGCCCGACCCCACATGCGGCCCTCGCCCGCTGGATCGATCTCTTCGTCGATTTCCTGGTCACCAAACACGGCCTCGCCGAGGCCATGCACTCCGACAACGCTGCTTTCGAATCCCTCCATACCTATTTTCTCGACCGCCTCGTACCCGTGTGCGCTCAACTGCTCGACGCCGCCGCGGCAGCGGGCGAGATCATCCCGGACATGGATCCGTACCAATTGATGCGCGGGGTGGGCAATCTCTGCATCGGCGCCGGGAGCAACACCCGATACGACGCACGCCGCATGGTAGGGCTCGTCATCGCGGGGCTGCGAGCCCACTAG
- a CDS encoding MFS transporter, with protein MRTATRSGMLPAGTLVLLAALYFAQGLPYGFFTQALPVVLRESGYSLIEISATGILFAPWALKFLWAPYVDQYGTRRQWLLSLQLASSAVGFGLACLDLSSSLRWLFIGIAVVNAVSATQDIATDGLAVQLLGPRERGLGNGIQVGAYRIGMIVGGGALLWLFALAGWRSLFVAMAILLLLTAVPVWWLPRTSLRGAPKTSSPRPAELMTGWWKRLRRPGMLAFILLIGGFKFGDSMGSAMVGPFMSDAGLTLGQIALVKGVLSSAGALVGAALGGWLCYRYGRRRALLIGGVTQTASLALYLLAALGTGGFTMIVTASLAEHILGGAATVAVFTLMMDAAEPEHAGSDYTLLACSVVTVQGLAGFAAGTVGELLGYPALFGSSLVLSGIGCAALIIAADRGIGPRGVHAVWNSARVASRRRPEPETRAAPSTDESAPT; from the coding sequence ATGAGAACCGCGACCCGGTCCGGCATGCTCCCCGCCGGGACACTGGTTCTGCTGGCCGCGCTGTATTTCGCGCAGGGCCTGCCGTACGGGTTCTTCACCCAGGCGCTACCTGTGGTGCTCCGCGAATCCGGGTACTCGCTGATCGAGATCAGCGCCACCGGGATCCTGTTCGCGCCGTGGGCCCTGAAATTCCTCTGGGCGCCCTATGTGGACCAGTACGGCACCCGGCGGCAATGGTTGCTATCGCTGCAACTCGCCAGTTCGGCAGTGGGGTTCGGGCTGGCCTGCCTGGACCTCTCGTCGTCGCTGCGCTGGCTTTTCATCGGTATCGCCGTGGTCAACGCGGTGTCCGCGACGCAGGACATCGCGACCGACGGGCTCGCCGTCCAACTGCTCGGCCCCCGGGAACGAGGTCTGGGCAACGGGATCCAGGTCGGCGCCTACCGGATCGGCATGATCGTCGGCGGGGGTGCGCTGCTGTGGTTGTTCGCGCTCGCGGGCTGGCGGAGCCTGTTCGTCGCGATGGCGATTCTGCTGCTGCTGACGGCTGTCCCGGTGTGGTGGTTACCGCGCACTTCGCTTCGCGGTGCGCCGAAGACCTCGTCGCCGCGCCCGGCCGAGCTGATGACCGGGTGGTGGAAGCGGTTGCGGCGGCCGGGAATGCTCGCGTTCATCCTCCTCATCGGTGGCTTCAAGTTCGGGGATTCGATGGGATCGGCGATGGTCGGCCCGTTCATGTCCGACGCCGGACTCACGCTGGGACAGATAGCACTGGTGAAAGGCGTTCTGTCGTCGGCGGGCGCGCTCGTGGGCGCGGCGCTCGGTGGATGGCTGTGCTACCGGTACGGCCGGCGGCGCGCCCTGCTGATCGGCGGCGTCACCCAGACCGCGAGCCTGGCCCTCTACCTGCTGGCCGCGCTCGGGACCGGCGGGTTCACCATGATCGTCACCGCGAGTCTGGCCGAGCACATTCTGGGCGGCGCCGCGACGGTGGCGGTGTTCACGCTCATGATGGACGCCGCCGAGCCCGAGCACGCCGGCAGCGACTACACGCTGCTGGCCTGCTCGGTCGTGACGGTGCAGGGACTCGCGGGGTTCGCGGCGGGGACGGTCGGCGAACTCCTGGGCTACCCGGCCCTTTTCGGGTCGAGCCTGGTCCTGTCGGGAATCGGTTGTGCCGCACTGATCATCGCGGCAGATCGCGGTATCGGGCCGCGCGGCGTTCACGCGGTATGGAACAGCGCCCGGGTGGCATCCCGGCGGCGGCCCGAACCCGAAACCCGCGCGGCCCCGTCGACCGATGAATCCGCCCCCACCTGA
- a CDS encoding DUF6782 family putative metallopeptidase, whose product MAVLRRAGAESSRLLHSAASRTSTKYQDFAHGVRRTDELSHADRRHSRFTRWHVFYGGAIVVGAVGGTALSDHLHDDLPDRPPPVTSELDTAVERYAEMSPFLRQQLADLRADGWTIGYGAITSRGTTRADSKTIVIADSLKEDPFAATSVLAHEVGHAYPGRVDFADSQPLPEDDYDSWLDRNMRRRRLSEADAELIAARARWEIMVNGGPDIGGVEDNAVRLYLATSADMMSREDAREKMLENPDWYSFDRYRSKYENIWDTEYADTHGPSVERLPRAGSATTPKIFPHDPAESLPSTTDQ is encoded by the coding sequence GTGGCGGTGCTACGCCGGGCGGGGGCGGAATCCTCCCGATTACTGCACAGCGCGGCTTCCCGCACGTCCACGAAGTACCAGGATTTCGCCCACGGCGTGCGGAGGACAGACGAACTGTCCCACGCCGATCGCCGCCACTCGCGTTTCACCCGATGGCACGTCTTCTACGGGGGCGCAATAGTGGTTGGCGCAGTGGGCGGGACGGCACTGTCCGACCATCTCCACGACGACCTGCCCGACCGACCACCACCGGTGACATCCGAACTCGACACCGCCGTGGAGCGTTACGCCGAGATGTCTCCCTTTCTACGCCAGCAGCTGGCGGATCTACGAGCCGACGGGTGGACGATCGGATACGGCGCCATAACCTCGCGGGGCACGACGCGGGCGGATTCCAAAACGATTGTGATCGCCGATTCGCTGAAGGAAGATCCGTTCGCGGCGACGTCCGTACTCGCGCACGAAGTGGGTCACGCGTATCCCGGCCGCGTCGACTTCGCCGATTCACAACCCCTCCCCGAAGATGACTACGACAGCTGGCTCGATCGGAATATGCGCCGGCGCCGGCTCTCCGAGGCCGACGCCGAATTGATCGCCGCTCGGGCGCGATGGGAGATCATGGTGAACGGGGGCCCCGATATCGGAGGCGTCGAAGACAATGCGGTGCGCCTCTACCTCGCGACCAGCGCAGACATGATGTCGCGAGAAGATGCTCGCGAGAAGATGCTCGAAAACCCGGACTGGTACAGCTTCGATCGCTACCGATCGAAATATGAAAATATCTGGGACACAGAATACGCCGATACGCACGGCCCGTCGGTAGAGCGACTGCCTCGCGCCGGATCAGCGACCACTCCGAAGATTTTCCCGCACGACCCGGCGGAATCCCTGCCGAGCACCACCGACCAGTAG